One Salinicoccus roseus genomic region harbors:
- a CDS encoding DUF3219 family protein → MVRNIVLNDTEIEVKHYDRKTEEGHQVVSFIFDVTSEEYHDVTVLLYKGTFDIRIPEEGLDFKGTIINYSTSLDNLYEEGQTGEFRVTLQEV, encoded by the coding sequence ATGGTTCGTAATATAGTTCTGAATGATACGGAAATTGAAGTGAAGCATTATGATAGAAAGACTGAAGAAGGACATCAGGTAGTATCCTTCATCTTTGATGTGACGAGCGAAGAATACCACGATGTTACGGTCCTTCTATATAAAGGCACATTCGATATCAGGATTCCGGAGGAAGGCCTGGATTTCAAGGGAACGATCATCAATTATTCAACTTCCCTCGACAACCTCTATGAAGAAGGTCAGACTGGCGAGTTCAGGGTCACACTACAGGAAGTATAA